A single Corvus hawaiiensis isolate bCorHaw1 chromosome 24, bCorHaw1.pri.cur, whole genome shotgun sequence DNA region contains:
- the SRSF3 gene encoding serine/arginine-rich splicing factor 3, with protein MHRDSCPLDCKVYVGNLGNNGNKTELERAFGYYGPLRSVWVARNPPGFAFVEFEDPRDAADAVRELDGRTLCGCRVRVELSNGEKRSRNRGPPPSWGRRPRDDYRRRSPPPRRRSPRRRSFSRSRSRSLSRDRRRERSLSRERNHKPSRSFSRSRSRSRSNERK; from the exons ATGCATCGCGACTCTTGTCCTCTGGACTGCAAGGTTTATGTGGGTAACCTTGGAAACAATGGCAACAAAACGGAGTTAGAGCGAGCTTTTGGCTACTATGGACCACTGCGCAGTGTATGGGTGGCGAGAAATCCTCCTGGTTTTGCCTTTGTGGAATTTGAAGATCCCCGAGATGCAGCTGATGCAGTAAGAGAACTAGATGGAAG AACCCTGTGTGGGTGTCGTGTCCGAGTGGAGCTCTCCAACGGGGAAAAGCGGAGTCGGAACCGCGGCCCCCCTCCATCATGGGGCCGGCGTCCTCGGGATGACTATCGCAGGAGGAGTCCCCCTCCTCGGCGCAG ATCACCGCGAAGGAGGAGCTTTTCCCGGAGCCGCAGCAG GTCCCTCTCCAGAGatagaagaagagaaagatcaCTCTCACGGGAGAGGAACCACAAGCCTTCTCGCTCCTTTTCCAGGTCTCGCAG TCGCTCCAGGTCAAATGAGAGGAAATAG